From the genome of Monomorium pharaonis isolate MP-MQ-018 chromosome 1, ASM1337386v2, whole genome shotgun sequence:
AAACTCGTGCAGGTACGGGTGCGGGAGTAGCGCCAATCTAGAGATTAACCCTGTGACTTCTAAGTTGATCTCGTATGTCTGTTTCGGCATGTTGCTGACTTTGTCAAAGAGCATGCTCAGGAATGGTCCCATGTAGAATCGACCCGAGCAATGATCGGCTTCCGGCCGTGAATCAGAACTCGCGGAGTCGTCTACCATCACGGCCTCTAACGGCCACGCCATCAAAGCGCAGTCGGAAAGCACCGAGGTGTATTGCTGTTCCCAAGCCGGCATGTATTTTTCGTAGTTATTCACATCCGGATCCGTTTGCAAGTAACGTGGTATCAATGACAGGAAACTGAAATAATGatcattttattgtaacatttgtgtcactttcttatttttcgtTCATCTAATTCTCCCAAAGTCaaaaacaacattttttgcattagAACTTGAGCAATTAAcacattcttattttaaaaagaatttttttattaattaacagcttaatttaattcttgatTTACACCTTACCAATTAATAACTCGATGAATATTACTCGGTGCCAAAGTACGGCTATGATTTTGCTCATAGGAAAGATCCAGAGAtcctttcttctctttctctctttcatcctCCTCATCGCTCCATGAAGCGATAGCACTATCGGCAGCAGTGTTATCGTAGTACGCTCGCGTTGACAGATAAATTAGTAAAAGGCAATGCAATATGTGTTCGTTTCTTTTGTCTATTGCCTCGTcaaataatttcaatgtttcTACCGTAAGATCGTTACTGTCTGTGAAACAATTCTCTATTAATCTATGCAATACTGGAGACGTCCACACGTTTGGTATTTCCGGATCTCTGTCTTGGCCAACCAGCCAATAACTCAGCtctgaaaaaattgttgaagttttagaaatataaaataaatcaataatatatatatttttgtaaatttttcagtaaattagaaagtcgaaataaaaagattttcaaactaaagaataattaaGCTTGAGCTAAGAATTTATGTTGCAATACTATTTTCTgatatattaaagataatatcttataaataattttcccaGAGAAAGATTTGGTTAATTCGTTTGTGAAGTAATATTTTAGGATTATTGTGCATCTACCTGTGCACAATATAGAAGAGGTCGTCTCCTTCAAGCACTTCGCGACAAGAGCAGTGATAAGTACGACATGATGATCAGCCAGGGCGGACGTTACTATCCTCTCGAAGAACATCACTCGAATAGTCCTCGCCAGCGTCTCGGCGAGTTCCATTTGAGCCTCCCTGATCAGCTGATCACAGTAGTCGTACCACATAAAGAACGCCGCCACTTGCCGGCAACCGGGAAACTTCTTTTCCTGGGTCCACAGTGGCGAGTCCAAGCCCCACGTGACGTCCACATTATAGATATCCAAGTGATCAACGTGCGCCGGAATGGCATTGAACAGGTTCTCCAAACGATTCGAGACTATCGATGAAAGTTCGCTCCTGGCCACTGTTTGCGCAAACGAAGGGTCGTCCAAGGACGCCAGGACCATTATTCCCTCGCATGCTCGTATCCTCACGGTATTGTCCTGGAAACGGAGAAAGAGCAATTGGTTATTATGATATCTACATTATAGTCACAATTAGTtcattgtatgaaaaaaagaatgcaTTCTTTACCGCGCTGTTTAAATAGCTCATCAGGGCGTCAAGTAAGAGACACTTTGACTTCTCTGACTTCTTCGGCGATTTTAAACTCTGATCATTATCACCCGCCACGTAACTCGCGTCGTCATAGACATTGCAATCGGCATTTAATCGCAAGTCCCGCAAGTTTTGCAAGTGTTCGTCGATCTTACTCTCTGAGGAGTCTCCCTCGCCCTTTTCCTCCCACTGTTCGCTGCTCTTTGTATCCAACGAGGGTGAATCACAAATGGATTTTTGAGCCAGGGGACTGGACGAGACGCTCTCCTCCCTCGAGGACACGGACTCGTTCGATCTTCCGGATAAATGTCCAGGATCTGACGCGGTCGCCTTGAAAACATGATTCGTGCGTGGTACTCTTCGGCGTTCCTTATGAAAGAGATTCGGATTGATCAACGTGATCGCTTGGGTATCCAAGGGCTCAAACAGAGGATtagaattattcttttttctagtCGGGACATACGTCACCCTCTGGATTTCTGTTCTTTCGTTATCTTTCTTGGCGGGATTGCTGACTGCCTGCACAACTGGCGCGTCATTAATAATGTTGGTCACATGAGGGTATTTGCATACCAGGAAGCAGATTGTTAACAGAAATTGCACCTGCAAACAGAAAAGAGATATTCCTTTAGTAAAGACATATTCCAACAAAtaacatctttattataaaaaatattacttattcgaaataaatattgtttattcttttataaaattttttattagtacttTCAAATAGTTATTTAGTTGAATCAAGTATccgtattaatataattgctCGTGACGGTAAAACTTGGGTGTTACCACATGAACAGCAGCACATTGATGATTTTGCTGCAACAGCAAAAATTTCTTCTGCATAAGTGTATATTTTGAATTCGCGCTTAAATACGATCGGTGGCGTGATACCGAACGCGGCCGAGGCTGAGCCGAAATTAACCGAGCCGAAATTAACCGTCGTTCGAAGTGCAACGTCGACGTTCGCACAGTTTCGTCTTCTAATTCGCGATTTTTCCCTCACCGTGCAAAGCGGGGATAATCGTCGAACCGTCGTTCGATCATCGTCGCCGAGATATCTGTTGTAGAACGCTATCGAGGAGTATGAATAGTGGAAATTTCTGGATGGCCAGTGACACGATCGGTGACGCGATGGTCAACGAAACGGGGGAGAAAAATTAGGCGAAGAATCAGAAAATACTGAAGTGTTCGGGATGTGTTCAGAGTGCGAATAGTTTCGCATCGGTACAAAATCGTGGAAAAAATCATCTGCCGTAGGAGGCGAATAAGCGAATAACGTTCATTTCAGTTTCATTATTTGAACTTATTCTTAATCCTTTTGCTTTAAACGAGAAAAGGGTGAATTGAATCaagattaaaatcaatttacttaaaaattgatagaaaTAAACGCGAAGAAGGTGTCTCAGCATTTTGAAATCGGTGGCGCGAAACCGAGCGCGGCCGAGCAGGCACGGGACTAACCGACGACATTCGAAGTGCATCATTTCGCGCCGGTCGACGTGCTGGAGTGTCGTTGCCTGAATCGCGATCTTCTGCGTGCGGAGGAGGGGAGATCGGGGGACAATTCGACCCGGGATCGGTTTGGGAGGCGTTTCCTGTCGCTAGGCATCATCGAGGAAAATCGGAACGAGTCATATGCTTGACGTACACCCGACGTGAATGTTCGGAATCGTCGAGTTAGCCTCGCCACCGTATCCGCCACCAGCAACGCGAAGTCGAGCGCGATTGAAGGAAACTGAAGTTAGCCGGTGATTCTCGGAAATCCATCGTTTCGCGCGCGCATACGAAAATCTCGGGAGTGTCGCGAGTGTTCGCGAATACACGGCGGTATTCCGGGAAGTGTGTTACATGCGTGTGTGACTGCACGATTGCACCTCTCGGTTTCACGGAGTGACAAGGACAGTCTTCTACGGCGGATAGAAGAGAATGCTAACGAGGCTGAAACGGGATGCAGCGGATCCAGTGAGCGGCTTGCGGTAGATTATGTaagtagatatataaatttttcaaatcagTTGAAAAGGAATGTCGAGCGTAGTGGACAGATCGCCGTTCTAGATGTTTACCGACTGGACATAAGAAAAAccgaataaaaagtattaagaaataaataggGAAACACTGCAAATGTATGAagtaaaaagagagaataaccataaagaactttttttttaattattaagcaaaggaaagtaaaattgttttactaacaatttaatactaaaacaaaacactaaaattaaaaattaaattaaaatttaacagtgTGTTTGtcgaaagttaaataatttgctAATTCATGTCTTTGCacgtgtgtaaaattattaataggggaaatttctttaaacaacTGATTCTTTAatccttaaaaaattgtagattcgttttgataacaaattttgaGTAAATTCTTTTGAACACTTTGTAATAAATCGAACCGCGATTCGCAGCAGACGTTAATCGTACCTCTTCAGCCTCGATTGGCGACGGTGGGTTGCCGTTGCAGAGTATCACTAGCCGTTGTATCGGTGCGTAGATAGACGCGTGATGCAGCAAGGGATATTTCGATCTACCCAAAAACTTTCTCAGAAAAGCGAGGCAGACCGTTCGCATGCCAGGCGGTGTCTCCGCGCTGGCCAAGGTCGCCAGAAGATCCAGGAGTTTGTGTTGTAGAAGATATTCCAGGCAGGGTCCAGGTTCGGtctcttccttctcctcttgcaataaaatatccaGTAGTACATCCAGGTGCCGGGGTATGCTAGTGTTTTGTACAGGCACCTTACAGTCAGTCAGATGACTCACATAGAAGTTCATCAGCTGTTTCCAGTGATAGGTGAAATCTTGCAGGGGTGTTGCCGGCGGCGCTATCTGTAAATAgaggaataaatattttgaatcgAGATGGcgaactttatttataattaattttcaggaaataatttagaatttatagtttaatttattttcaagagtAATGGACAATAATtggacaaattttttaagacaagTTGAAGAAAAAGTCGAGAAAAAGTCTTGGGAAATAATTCGtaagaagataataaattatatatcgaCAAAATTCTAGTTTAGAGTGCGGTAAAGGGACTTAACTTttgggattttttttttcaagaaaactCGCACATATTCTTTCATGCTTTCTATTGCACATctacttatacatattttataaatatttataaattttgatttggctaaatatttaatttttgttatgtaaatttaaaaaacaaatgcaTTTTTCAAGTCAGCTGAcacgatttttcaaaaactatcAGAGGCTATCGACttcaacttttatatatatgtaaaatacatcTTTGTTTATCGCATGAACTgcatcaaattaaaaaattgcaaacttTTAAGagtttaatttgcaaaaaaaaatagttaatttatagaaatactGCAATTCTATGCCACAAACAcctatattttacatatatgcaaaaattGAAGTCGACAGCTTCGATGGTTCAGCTTCacgcaaagaaaaaaagcattttcaaCTTAAATTATGCCTGCGATAAGCGTTATCGGtaataattttccaaatcGTCAATTGTTTACGTGACCCAACTCGAATACCATATTTCATTGTAATAAGAAACAAAGAATCCCACAAGTGTTATTTCGcatttattctatataaacattctattttctcctcattttttgatattgttGCAGCATCTTTGTTTTACTTACTACTGTTATTCGtattcgatttttatttttattattatgaacgCGATTTTATGGGTCACCGGTGGCGTCGGAAAAAGGTGTCATCGATTctgcaaagaatattttaactgaaaagCTCCAAGAGCACTTCCAACATGTAAAAACATTACGCGGAAGTAAACTATTACAAGCACAAAAGTGCGAACGTCGTTTTAAAACGTAACATTTTCATTTGACGTAAAAGTTcctgaatttaaataaattctgtcTGCAAATTTAATCGTCAGTCCACATCATATGCTATCTTGATAAGCTATCCGAGTTATGTATATAGAAAAACAATACAAATGGTCTGTCTGTTTGTAACTATTCTTTTCCTGTCACTTGTATCgcattagatttaatttttacgaagAGGTCGCGATATATCAGACCCGACGGAGATCTGTCAAACATCGTACATTGGGTGTCCTCCTCGTTGTTGACGTCGTCGCGGAAATTAATATTCGTTATCGCGGCGTACAAGGACGGGGCGCAACTGCGCGATTCGCAGCAGACGCTATCGTCgtcctcctcgtcgtcgtcgtcgccacCGACTGAGGATTGTCACTCACCACGTCAATGGCATTCTTCAAGGCGATCTGAATGCCGCTGATCATGTtaactcgctcgctcgctcgggGATTACACTCGCGCAACAATTTTcactatctttctctttccttcatCCGCGGATTCGCGAGACGTTCCCGCGTAGCAGTACCGTCCAGTCGCACCTCATCGTGTGGCCGAACGGATTTTTCTCGACGGCGGCTCTCCGTGACTTTGACGTGTCTCCCCACCGGCCATGCGCCAGGACGATCGGAGGTGCACCAGGTGGCGGCACCGGGATACCTCACGTGCGCGCGCCTCTGCGTATGTACACCCGGCGTCGTAAacagataattttcttttgcgaCAGATTTGCGAAATACGGTATGATGGGGCGCATTAATAATGGCTTGCATTTGCcatttatagttaatttttgtataaaaatataactatgtATTTCAGTGATAGTGAAAAGAAATGCCTCGTTATTTGTACGATAATTTATTCTCAACAGCAACGTGTACATaacaacattaataatattctaaaggtaaaaaatgttatcgCTCCGAAAGCGACGCCGATGTCTCACTCATACACTCGTGTTATCACTCGTTTTCGCTTTGCCATCAATAATTTTCCAGTGACGTAtcgcagaaatatttttctcaaaatatcgCTGTTATACCTATTACATTTCACTTTCTATCAAaatcttaacatttttttacagaaaaagaaaatgttcctTAAATAGCCGCTTTAGAAAGTTCTATGTAATTTTACggataatcttttttttgcttataGTAATATTGTCTAAAAATCGATTGgttgatacaatttttatccttattaaaatcgaaaaagagaaatataaaattgaaagtcTTAAACAAGAAAACCATTCGCATTTTAACTCGTATTAcactttattaacttttgcCTATTATATTCCTATATGAATACTCACCGACTTGAGTGCTCGCAGTCGTCGCAGCATgacgacaaaaaaaaactcgcgaaatttataagaatagtgcgtaatttttcagttttccCGAAATGTACACGGTGTCGTTGAAAACAAGCACACTAAAAAACGAACGCCATTCGCGATATCATTAGCCTTATCATTTTATCTCAATTATTAGGCCTTATCGCGATAAGGAAACGCACTTGAATAATAGTTGGCAAAATTCCTCGAACGCTTTATCTCGCATGCAATCGTCAGAGATATCGAATAAcgtaataatatgtttatatacaaagcgtaaataaaaaacaattaatgatCGActcgaataaattaaatttttttaaagaaaaaaaattttaatgataatattgaac
Proteins encoded in this window:
- the LOC105832331 gene encoding protein FAM160B1 isoform X2, whose product is MNFYVSHLTDCKVPVQNTSIPRHLDVLLDILLQEEKEETEPGPCLEYLLQHKLLDLLATLASAETPPGMRTVCLAFLRKFLGRSKYPLLHHASIYAPIQRLVILCNGNPPSPIEAEEVQFLLTICFLVCKYPHVTNIINDAPVVQAVSNPAKKDNERTEIQRVTYVPTRKKNNSNPLFEPLDTQAITLINPNLFHKERRRVPRTNHVFKATASDPGHLSGRSNESVSSREESVSSSPLAQKSICDSPSLDTKSSEQWEEKGEGDSSESKIDEHLQNLRDLRLNADCNVYDDASYVAGDNDQSLKSPKKSEKSKCLLLDALMSYLNSADNTVRIRACEGIMVLASLDDPSFAQTVARSELSSIVSNRLENLFNAIPAHVDHLDIYNVDVTWGLDSPLWTQEKKFPGCRQVAAFFMWYDYCDQLIREAQMELAETLARTIRVMFFERIVTSALADHHVVLITALVAKCLKETTSSILCTELSYWLVGQDRDPEIPNVWTSPVLHRLIENCFTDSNDLTVETLKLFDEAIDKRNEHILHCLLLIYLSTRAYYDNTAADSAIASWSDEEDEREKEKKGSLDLSYEQNHSRTLAPSNIHRVINCFLSLIPRYLQTDPDVNNYEKYMPAWEQQYTSVLSDCALMAWPLEAVMVDDSASSDSRPEADHCSGRFYMGPFLSMLFDKVSNMPKQTYEINLEVTGLISRLALLPHPYLHEFLLNPLLPLIPGTKSLFSCLQKVVKQLVSEIPKTPENKIMLAETRQRLLSNCPQEEELENILYESAVVMEEFCKDLAAIAYVKYHHSV
- the LOC105832331 gene encoding protein FAM160B1 isoform X1, with product MISGIQIALKNAIDVIAPPATPLQDFTYHWKQLMNFYVSHLTDCKVPVQNTSIPRHLDVLLDILLQEEKEETEPGPCLEYLLQHKLLDLLATLASAETPPGMRTVCLAFLRKFLGRSKYPLLHHASIYAPIQRLVILCNGNPPSPIEAEEVQFLLTICFLVCKYPHVTNIINDAPVVQAVSNPAKKDNERTEIQRVTYVPTRKKNNSNPLFEPLDTQAITLINPNLFHKERRRVPRTNHVFKATASDPGHLSGRSNESVSSREESVSSSPLAQKSICDSPSLDTKSSEQWEEKGEGDSSESKIDEHLQNLRDLRLNADCNVYDDASYVAGDNDQSLKSPKKSEKSKCLLLDALMSYLNSADNTVRIRACEGIMVLASLDDPSFAQTVARSELSSIVSNRLENLFNAIPAHVDHLDIYNVDVTWGLDSPLWTQEKKFPGCRQVAAFFMWYDYCDQLIREAQMELAETLARTIRVMFFERIVTSALADHHVVLITALVAKCLKETTSSILCTELSYWLVGQDRDPEIPNVWTSPVLHRLIENCFTDSNDLTVETLKLFDEAIDKRNEHILHCLLLIYLSTRAYYDNTAADSAIASWSDEEDEREKEKKGSLDLSYEQNHSRTLAPSNIHRVINCFLSLIPRYLQTDPDVNNYEKYMPAWEQQYTSVLSDCALMAWPLEAVMVDDSASSDSRPEADHCSGRFYMGPFLSMLFDKVSNMPKQTYEINLEVTGLISRLALLPHPYLHEFLLNPLLPLIPGTKSLFSCLQKVVKQLVSEIPKTPENKIMLAETRQRLLSNCPQEEELENILYESAVVMEEFCKDLAAIAYVKYHHSV